Proteins found in one Populus alba chromosome 14, ASM523922v2, whole genome shotgun sequence genomic segment:
- the LOC118034140 gene encoding pathogenesis-related thaumatin-like protein 3.5, with translation MAISSISLCYLLLLLFVTGNVGNATVFTLQNQCSYTLWPGTLSGNGAATLGDGGFTLAPGASIQFQAPPGWSGRFWARTGCVFDESGSGKCVTGDCGGILNCIGGGAPPVSLAEFTIGTNPSDKDFYDVSLVDGYNVGLGVKALGGYGDCQYAGCVTDLNGNCPAELRVVDSGSTVACKSACAAFNAPEFCCTADHATPQTCSPTQYSVMFKNACPTAYSYAYDDASSTCTCTGSDYLITFCPSGSG, from the exons TAACAG GCAACGTAGGTAATGCCACCGTGTTTACTCTCCAAAACCAGTGCAGCTACACCTTATGGCCAGGAACTCTCTCTGGGAATGGAGCTGCCACtcttggtgatggtggttttacgTTGGCACCTGGTGCCTCAATCCAGTTCCAGGCTCCACCCGGTTGGTCAGGCCGATTTTGGGCCAGAACTGGGTGCGTATTTGATGAATCAGGCAGTGGAAAGTGCGTAACTGGTGACTGTGGTGGCATTCTAAACTGTATTGGTGGTGGTGCACCTCCCGTCAGTCTTGCGGAATTTACTATTGGGACAAACCCTAGTGACAAGGACTTTTATGATGTTAGTCTCGTGGATGGCTACAATGTTGGCTTAGGCGTCAAGGCATTGGGTGGCTACGGTGATTGTCAATATGCGGGTTGTGTTACGGATCTTAATGGGAACTGCCCCGCGGAGCTCCGAGTCGTGGATTCTGGCTCTACGGTTGCTTGCAAGAGTGCTTGCGCAGCCTTTAACGCCCCCGAGTTTTGCTGTACTGCCGATCATGCGACGCCACAGACTTGCTCGCCAACGCAATACTCGGTGATGTTCAAAAATGCTTGCCCGACAGCATATAGTTATGCTTATGATGATGCCTCAAGTACTTGTACTTGCACGGGGTCTGATTACTTGATCACATTTTGTCCGAGTGGTTCTGGATAA